In Streptomyces sp. NBC_01408, one DNA window encodes the following:
- a CDS encoding ABC transporter ATP-binding protein — protein MPTSPTALPASRKPGDPEGTAGPVGARVEFRGLRRSFGSTVALDGLDLTVEPGELLALLGPSGCGKTTALRVLAGFEQPDSGEVLVDGRDITRVPANRRDAGMVFQSYSLFPNLSARDNVAFGLRVRKVGAAQRRERAAELLDLVGLPDHGDRYPHQMSGGQQQRVALARALALRPRVLLLDEPLSALDAKVRSNLREEIRRLQLSLGITTVFVTHDQEEALSMADRVAVLNAGKLEQCAAPAELYERPATPFVAEFVGTMNRLPGQLTGTGLVEVAGARLPVDGPVPTVPAGGKVEVLVRPENVTAVADPEGPATVVSASFFGSVTRLHLELPGAVPVKADLPSRDAGALVPGARAVVGLAERPVLVVAGPA, from the coding sequence ATGCCTACCTCGCCCACCGCCCTTCCCGCGTCCAGGAAGCCCGGGGACCCCGAAGGCACGGCCGGCCCCGTGGGTGCGCGCGTCGAATTCCGCGGCCTGCGCAGGTCGTTCGGCTCCACCGTCGCCCTCGACGGACTCGACCTGACCGTGGAGCCCGGCGAACTCCTCGCCCTGCTCGGCCCTTCGGGCTGCGGCAAGACCACCGCCCTGCGGGTCCTCGCCGGCTTCGAGCAGCCCGACTCCGGAGAAGTGCTCGTGGACGGCCGGGACATCACCCGAGTCCCGGCCAACCGCCGCGACGCCGGCATGGTCTTCCAGTCCTACAGCCTCTTCCCGAACCTCAGCGCCCGCGACAACGTCGCCTTCGGCCTGCGGGTGCGCAAGGTCGGCGCGGCGCAGCGCCGCGAGCGGGCCGCCGAACTCCTGGACCTGGTGGGCCTGCCCGACCACGGCGACCGCTACCCGCACCAGATGTCCGGCGGCCAGCAGCAGCGCGTCGCCCTAGCCCGCGCCCTGGCCCTGCGCCCGCGCGTGCTCCTGCTCGACGAGCCGCTCTCCGCGCTCGACGCCAAGGTGCGGTCGAACCTGCGCGAGGAGATCCGCCGGCTCCAGCTCTCCCTCGGCATCACCACCGTGTTCGTCACCCACGACCAGGAGGAAGCCCTGTCGATGGCCGACCGGGTGGCCGTCCTGAACGCCGGGAAGCTGGAGCAGTGCGCCGCCCCCGCCGAGCTCTACGAGCGCCCCGCGACCCCGTTCGTCGCCGAGTTCGTCGGCACCATGAACCGGCTCCCCGGACAGCTCACCGGAACCGGCCTCGTCGAGGTCGCCGGAGCACGGCTGCCCGTGGACGGCCCGGTGCCGACGGTCCCGGCCGGCGGGAAGGTCGAGGTCCTCGTACGCCCGGAGAACGTGACGGCCGTCGCCGATCCCGAGGGCCCGGCCACCGTGGTCTCCGCCTCGTTCTTCGGCTCCGTGACCCGGCTCCACCTCGAACTGCCCGGCGCGGTCCCCGTCAAGGCGGACCTGCCCTCCCGCGACGCGGGCGCACTCGTCCCCGGCGCCCGGGCCGTCGTCGGCCTGGCCGAGCGGCCCGTCCTCGTCGTGGCCGGGCCCGCGTGA
- a CDS encoding HAD family phosphatase — protein sequence MSALAAVLFDMDGTLVDTEVIWWRTTEEIAGGLGHRLTAADAPEVVGRAVEDTAAHLVRAAGTGDPAEVAAALTAHFFRQVEEGAPMRPGAQRLLAALEAEGVPFALVSASPRVVVDSVVGGSLAHVPFAFTVSADDTERTKPHPDPYRTAARRLGLSPGACVAVEDSPDGAASAEAAGCAVLVVPSLLAVPASPPRTFAGSLEEVTPDLLRACLVP from the coding sequence GTGAGCGCGCTCGCAGCGGTCCTGTTCGACATGGACGGCACCCTGGTCGACACCGAGGTCATCTGGTGGCGGACCACCGAGGAGATCGCCGGCGGCCTCGGCCACCGGCTCACCGCCGCGGACGCGCCCGAGGTGGTGGGCCGCGCGGTCGAGGACACCGCCGCCCACCTCGTACGGGCCGCCGGCACGGGCGACCCGGCCGAGGTCGCCGCCGCGCTCACCGCCCACTTCTTCCGCCAGGTCGAGGAAGGGGCGCCCATGCGGCCCGGAGCCCAGCGGCTGCTGGCCGCACTGGAAGCCGAGGGCGTGCCCTTCGCCCTCGTCAGCGCATCGCCCCGGGTGGTCGTGGACTCCGTGGTCGGCGGCTCGCTCGCCCACGTCCCCTTCGCCTTCACGGTGTCCGCCGACGACACCGAGCGGACCAAGCCGCACCCGGACCCCTACCGGACGGCCGCCCGACGCCTCGGCCTGTCACCCGGCGCCTGCGTGGCGGTGGAGGACTCGCCGGACGGCGCGGCCTCGGCCGAGGCCGCCGGATGCGCCGTGCTGGTGGTCCCGTCGCTGCTGGCGGTGCCCGCCTCGCCGCCGCGCACCTTCGCCGGGTCCCTGGAGGAGGTCACCCCCGACCTTTTGAGGGCCTGCCTGGTGCCGTGA
- a CDS encoding DUF2330 domain-containing protein: MKRRILALLFALLVTQLGSLISPAYACGCGAMVPDGRSRIGVDRETSVVRWDGRTERIVMRFTVGGDAQRAAWIMPVPGRATVELGDGKVFDELAWMTRPERRTRSYFWPRNRDWPFSSGRRDGAGAPMPGSADTGVGVVGREQLGDFDVARLTATDPDALKNWLESNGFTLPERLAAEVKPYVDQKWEYVAVRLAPREPGKPLRGDLDPLSIRFDSDRLVYPMRLSRMARTGQSLGLYVLADHRMEPASPIGGNAPKVTFAGTIAPEKGPLAELAGGGKVFLTAIDQSFPEPGRIDGDHELRATPKDTPYRRVIYRDKLLTVGDGIPVWILTVSAVLLLAATGTALTTARRRRRRRMAGTH; this comes from the coding sequence ATGAAACGAAGAATCCTCGCCCTGCTGTTCGCCCTGCTCGTGACCCAGCTCGGGTCGCTGATCAGCCCCGCTTACGCCTGCGGCTGCGGGGCGATGGTCCCCGACGGCCGGTCCCGGATCGGGGTCGACCGGGAGACGTCCGTCGTGCGCTGGGACGGCCGCACCGAGCGGATCGTGATGCGGTTCACCGTCGGCGGGGACGCCCAGCGCGCCGCCTGGATCATGCCCGTCCCCGGGCGGGCCACCGTGGAGCTCGGCGACGGGAAGGTGTTCGACGAACTCGCCTGGATGACCCGGCCCGAGCGCAGGACCCGTAGCTACTTCTGGCCCCGCAACCGCGACTGGCCCTTCTCCTCCGGCCGCCGCGACGGAGCCGGCGCCCCCATGCCGGGCAGCGCGGACACCGGAGTCGGCGTCGTCGGCCGCGAACAGCTCGGCGACTTCGACGTGGCCCGCCTCACCGCCACCGACCCCGACGCCCTGAAGAACTGGCTGGAGTCCAACGGCTTCACCCTGCCCGAGCGCCTCGCCGCCGAGGTCAAGCCGTACGTCGACCAGAAGTGGGAGTACGTCGCCGTACGCCTCGCCCCGCGCGAGCCGGGCAAGCCGCTACGGGGCGACCTGGACCCGCTGAGCATCCGCTTCGACAGCGACCGGCTGGTCTACCCGATGCGGTTGTCGCGGATGGCCAGGACAGGCCAGTCGCTCGGCCTGTACGTACTGGCCGACCACCGCATGGAACCCGCCTCCCCGATCGGCGGGAACGCACCGAAGGTGACCTTCGCGGGAACCATCGCGCCCGAGAAGGGCCCGCTCGCCGAACTCGCGGGCGGCGGGAAGGTGTTCCTCACCGCGATCGACCAGAGCTTCCCCGAGCCCGGCCGCATCGACGGCGACCACGAGCTGCGCGCCACCCCGAAGGACACCCCGTACCGGCGGGTGATCTACCGCGACAAGCTGCTCACGGTGGGGGACGGCATCCCGGTCTGGATCCTGACGGTGTCGGCGGTCCTGCTGCTCGCGGCGACGGGAACCGCCCTCACCACGGCGCGCCGCCGTCGCCGCCGCCGTATGGCCGGGACGCACTAG